Genomic segment of Propionispora hippei DSM 15287:
AGCTACCATTTCCGGCGAAACCGACCTTTCGATATAAAAAGCCGTAAGGAGATACAGTGGAACACTAACACCTATGTGGATCAAGGTGAAGTTGAAGCCGAGCGACACTGCCTCAAATAGCAGGATCGGAAGCTTAGTACTTGACCAGACACCTAAAAAAAATATTACATTCGACAACCTTGCTCCCTTTTTTAACAGCAAAAGTCCCATTGGAAAAGCCACATATAAGGGTCCTGCCGCCACCGTTCCCAGCACAAAGGCGATCAGCAGCCCCATTAAGCCTGAACCGTGGCCCATATATCTTATCAAGGTTTCCTTGGGCACCCAAACATCCATCAGTCCCATAACAATAAAGATCGGTGGAACCAATAACAGCATTTCCCGCAAGTTCGACAGCGTGATTACCGCCGCATTTTTGCCGGTAGTATGATCGACAAAAAAGATAGCAATTTGTATTATGAGAAATATCGCCGTCCATTTATAAGCTTTCCATATCGCCACGCTACATCACCAGCCCGATCACAACAGTAAAGATAACACAAACCACAAACGATAAAATAATGCGTTTTACCGCGATATTCCTATTAAAATAGGCAATCTCTGTCGGCAGCGTCACAAGCCCGACCGCTATAATTGTTGAAATCAGTGCGGCCACCTGCATATAGCCAGCCCCGGCCTTAAGCAAAGCTCCGCCCAGCGGAAAAGCCACAAAACTGGGAATGGTCACCACCGAACCAATGATTAACCCCAGCACCGCACCGGGTATTCCCGATTCCGCTCCAATCAGTGTTGTAATAACGCCTGGACTGATGACAGAAAGCGAGATCCCGACAAACAGCATCATGGCCAGCACCGTAGGCAGCAGTTTGTCAAACGACTTCCAGGCAATCCGGAGGCTTTGTTTAGTTTTGTCTCTGTCTTTCAGCCAGGAAACGAATAATAATACACCGGCAACTGCATATAAAAAGCCTGATACCATCTTGTACCACCTATATCTTAGTATCCAGCCGGTCAAATTGGGCCAGAAAATACTCAAGATTCTTCTTTCTTTCCTCAATATCCAGCTTAAATTCCCGCAGCAAGGAATGGCCCTTCGCGGTTATGGTATAGCATTTTCGCGCAGCTCCCGGA
This window contains:
- a CDS encoding permease, with the translated sequence MVSGFLYAVAGVLLFVSWLKDRDKTKQSLRIAWKSFDKLLPTVLAMMLFVGISLSVISPGVITTLIGAESGIPGAVLGLIIGSVVTIPSFVAFPLGGALLKAGAGYMQVAALISTIIAVGLVTLPTEIAYFNRNIAVKRIILSFVVCVIFTVVIGLVM
- a CDS encoding permease, with protein sequence MAIWKAYKWTAIFLIIQIAIFFVDHTTGKNAAVITLSNLREMLLLVPPIFIVMGLMDVWVPKETLIRYMGHGSGLMGLLIAFVLGTVAAGPLYVAFPMGLLLLKKGARLSNVIFFLGVWSSTKLPILLFEAVSLGFNFTLIHIGVSVPLYLLTAFYIERSVSPEMVADIVARAE